The following proteins come from a genomic window of Pseudomonas sp. MAG733B:
- a CDS encoding pirin family protein, whose protein sequence is MLTLRKASDRGMANHGWLKSFHTFSFANYRNPKEQGFSDLLVINDDRVAAGKGFGQHPHRDMEIFSYVLEGALEHKDTLGTGSVIRPGDVQLMSAGSGVAHSEYNHSDKRPVHFLQIWIVPEVSGAKPRYQQEHFSTQKKRGRLQLIISPDGAKGSLKVRQDARVYAALIDGKESATLELAADRYAYVHVARGSVELNGQPLQEGDGVRVRKEQVLTLCNGVDAEVLVFDLRPQELPEMP, encoded by the coding sequence ATGCTGACCCTTCGCAAAGCTTCTGATCGTGGCATGGCCAACCATGGCTGGTTGAAGTCGTTCCACACCTTTTCCTTCGCCAACTACCGCAACCCGAAAGAACAGGGTTTTTCCGACCTGCTGGTGATCAACGATGACCGCGTCGCCGCCGGTAAAGGTTTCGGCCAGCACCCGCACCGCGACATGGAGATTTTTTCCTATGTGCTCGAAGGTGCGCTGGAACACAAGGACACCCTGGGCACCGGCTCGGTGATCCGTCCCGGCGACGTGCAGTTGATGAGTGCCGGCAGCGGCGTGGCGCACAGTGAATACAACCACTCGGACAAGCGGCCCGTGCACTTCCTGCAAATCTGGATCGTACCGGAGGTCAGCGGCGCCAAACCGCGCTACCAGCAAGAGCACTTCAGCACGCAGAAAAAACGCGGTCGCCTGCAACTGATCATCTCGCCCGACGGCGCCAAGGGTTCGCTGAAGGTTCGCCAGGATGCGCGGGTGTATGCCGCCCTGATCGACGGCAAGGAAAGCGCCACCCTGGAACTGGCCGCCGACCGCTACGCCTACGTGCATGTGGCACGGGGCAGTGTCGAGCTCAACGGCCAGCCGTTGCAGGAAGGCGATGGTGTGCGGGTTCGCAAGGAACAGGTGCTGACGTTGTGCAACGGTGTGGATGCCGAAGTATTGGTGTTCGACTTGCGCCCGCAAGAGTTGCCGGAAATGCCGTAA
- a CDS encoding winged helix-turn-helix domain-containing protein, translated as MNSIRDLHSDTVLRFGPYAFHLNQRLVLEGDQPLRLGGRALDILQVLVEHAGSVVSKEELIAQVWPRSVVEEINLRVHIAALRRAFRDGQNGHCYIVNIPQRGYSFVAPVQQASELTPISLENLHKPQHNLPARLTPVTGRDAVVGSLVRQLPVRRFMTLVGPCGIGKTTVALRVGELLLQHYREGVWLVDLATIDDPAQLVDHLTRTLGLNVGTTLEALGQWHALLILDNCEHLLERCRTLIEALLASAPRLSILVTSREQLLASGETLLPLPPLVVPPVSALRSIEEFMGYSAVQLFVSRARARQQGFALREQDLKAVREICRRLDGLPLAIELAAAQIDALALVGLQAQLDNCFQLLTQGRRTAVPRHQTLKAALDWSYERLSPAEQTVLQRLAVFKSAFTLDAAMGVVSCATLLPANLNGVMDSLVLKSLLSLEQGNGVSRFRFLNTTRSYALEKLEHSGALRSVEMRYAGYISHTQQPSDRHVAL; from the coding sequence ATGAACAGCATTAGAGACTTACACAGCGACACGGTGCTGCGCTTCGGCCCCTACGCGTTCCACCTGAATCAGCGACTGGTTCTGGAAGGCGATCAACCGCTGCGGCTGGGTGGGCGGGCGCTGGATATCTTGCAGGTGCTGGTCGAACACGCGGGCTCGGTGGTCAGCAAAGAGGAACTGATCGCACAGGTCTGGCCGCGCTCGGTGGTCGAGGAGATCAACCTGCGGGTGCACATTGCCGCCCTGCGACGGGCCTTTCGCGACGGGCAGAACGGCCATTGCTACATCGTCAATATTCCCCAGCGCGGCTACAGCTTTGTCGCGCCGGTACAGCAGGCATCGGAGCTCACGCCGATCTCGCTTGAAAACCTGCACAAACCCCAACATAACCTGCCGGCGCGGCTGACCCCGGTCACCGGGCGTGATGCGGTAGTCGGCAGTCTCGTGCGGCAGTTGCCGGTGCGGCGCTTCATGACCCTGGTCGGGCCGTGTGGCATCGGCAAGACCACCGTCGCGCTGCGGGTCGGTGAACTGCTGTTACAGCATTATCGCGAAGGCGTGTGGCTGGTGGACCTGGCCACCATCGATGACCCCGCGCAGTTGGTCGATCACCTGACGCGAACCCTGGGATTGAACGTCGGCACCACCCTGGAGGCGCTCGGGCAATGGCATGCGTTATTGATCCTCGATAACTGCGAACATTTGCTGGAACGCTGCCGGACCCTGATCGAAGCGCTGCTGGCCTCGGCGCCACGCTTGTCGATTCTGGTCACCAGCCGCGAGCAGCTGCTGGCGAGCGGCGAAACACTCCTGCCGTTGCCGCCGCTGGTGGTGCCGCCCGTCTCGGCGTTACGCAGCATCGAGGAGTTCATGGGGTATTCGGCGGTGCAGCTGTTCGTCAGCCGTGCCCGGGCCCGTCAGCAAGGGTTTGCTCTGCGCGAACAGGACCTCAAGGCTGTACGCGAAATCTGTCGACGGCTCGATGGTTTGCCCCTGGCGATCGAGCTGGCGGCGGCGCAGATCGACGCGCTGGCGCTGGTGGGGTTGCAAGCGCAACTGGACAACTGTTTTCAACTGCTGACCCAAGGTCGGCGCACGGCCGTCCCGCGACACCAGACCCTCAAGGCCGCGCTCGACTGGAGCTACGAACGGCTGAGCCCGGCTGAGCAAACCGTGTTGCAGCGCCTGGCGGTGTTCAAGTCAGCGTTCACCCTGGACGCGGCGATGGGCGTCGTCAGTTGCGCCACATTGCTGCCAGCGAACCTGAACGGCGTGATGGACAGTCTTGTGCTCAAGTCGCTGTTGTCACTGGAGCAGGGTAACGGCGTGAGTCGATTCCGCTTCCTCAACACCACGCGCAGTTATGCCCTGGAAAAACTTGAACACAGTGGCGCGTTGCGCTCGGTCGAAATGCGCTATGCCGGTTACATCAGTCATACGCAGCAACCGTCAGACCGGCACGTCGCTCTGTAA
- the deoC gene encoding deoxyribose-phosphate aldolase — protein sequence MAHLEPQALAQFIDHTLLAPDASREQIATLCREAQEHGFYSVCVNSGQVPHAAQCLAGQNVKVVSVVGFPLGAGLSNSKAFEAERAIAAGAGEIDMVLNIGWLKDGLFDQVHSDIALVKQACGSVPLKVILETCLLNDAEKVKACEICRELDVAFVKTSTGFSRSGATVEDVALMRRIVGAGVGVKASGGVRDYPTALAMIEAGATRLGTSSGIAIIGGAQAAGDGY from the coding sequence ATGGCACACCTCGAACCCCAAGCCCTGGCGCAATTCATCGATCATACCTTGCTGGCGCCCGACGCTTCCCGCGAGCAAATCGCAACCCTGTGCCGTGAGGCGCAAGAGCACGGCTTCTATTCGGTCTGCGTGAACTCCGGGCAAGTACCCCATGCGGCGCAGTGCCTGGCCGGGCAAAACGTCAAGGTGGTGTCGGTGGTCGGCTTTCCCTTGGGAGCCGGGCTCAGTAACAGCAAAGCCTTCGAGGCCGAGCGGGCGATTGCCGCCGGAGCGGGGGAGATCGACATGGTGTTGAACATCGGTTGGTTAAAGGATGGCCTGTTCGATCAGGTTCACAGCGATATCGCTCTGGTCAAACAGGCCTGCGGCAGCGTGCCGCTGAAGGTCATCCTGGAAACCTGCCTGCTCAACGACGCCGAAAAAGTGAAGGCCTGCGAGATCTGCCGTGAGCTGGACGTTGCGTTCGTCAAGACCTCCACCGGTTTCAGCCGCAGCGGCGCCACCGTGGAAGATGTGGCGCTGATGCGTCGCATAGTGGGTGCCGGGGTTGGCGTGAAGGCCTCGGGTGGGGTGCGCGATTACCCGACCGCGCTGGCGATGATCGAAGCGGGTGCCACACGCTTGGGCACCAGTTCCGGCATCGCCATCATCGGCGGCGCTCAGGCGGCGGGCGACGGTTACTGA
- the deoR gene encoding DNA-binding transcriptional repressor DeoR produces MPVDSKKTERLKLIQQALQDQSAIHLREMAALLDVSEMTLRRDLSKYTNHLRLLGGYITKIHDGNEPSDYRVAEQDTRHVEEKRRIGKLAAGFIKPGDTVFFDCGTTTPFVVDFIPDELEFTAVCNSLNVLLKLSQKPNCNIVVCGGTFHRKNQVFENQSEIGILDSVRLTWAFVSAAGISQDFGVTCFNFNEVEVKQKVLRQAQQRLLLADHSKFDTVRTAHFAALEDFHYVVSDKKIPKAYRDAITASGAQLII; encoded by the coding sequence ATGCCTGTGGACAGTAAAAAAACCGAGCGCCTCAAGCTTATTCAACAAGCCCTGCAAGACCAGAGCGCCATTCACCTGCGCGAAATGGCAGCCTTGCTGGACGTTTCGGAGATGACCCTGCGCCGCGACCTGAGCAAGTACACCAACCACTTGCGCCTGCTCGGCGGCTACATCACCAAAATCCACGATGGCAACGAACCCAGCGATTACCGCGTGGCCGAACAGGACACCCGGCACGTCGAGGAAAAACGCCGGATCGGCAAACTGGCCGCCGGTTTCATCAAGCCTGGCGACACGGTGTTTTTCGATTGCGGCACCACCACGCCTTTCGTGGTGGATTTCATTCCCGACGAGCTGGAGTTCACCGCCGTGTGCAATTCCCTGAACGTGCTGCTCAAACTCTCGCAAAAACCCAACTGCAACATCGTGGTGTGCGGCGGTACGTTCCACCGCAAGAACCAGGTATTCGAGAACCAGAGCGAAATAGGCATTCTCGATAGCGTGCGCCTGACCTGGGCCTTTGTATCGGCCGCCGGGATCAGCCAGGACTTCGGCGTGACCTGCTTCAATTTCAATGAAGTGGAGGTCAAGCAGAAGGTCCTGCGCCAGGCCCAGCAACGCTTGCTGCTGGCCGATCACAGCAAGTTCGACACCGTGCGCACAGCGCATTTCGCGGCGCTGGAAGACTTTCACTACGTGGTCAGTGACAAGAAAATCCCCAAGGCCTACCGCGACGCCATTACCGCCAGCGGTGCGCAATTGATCATCTGA
- a CDS encoding LysR family transcriptional regulator: MNWDDARVFLAVCRESTLRGAARVLGVDQATVGRRITALEKSLNATLFLRTSEGYALTAVGEAALKAVEKMEHSALELERRIQGLDDRLTGTVRVTTTDSLAIDFLIPAIARLHQQHPDVRVQLDASTQILSLAKREADIAVRNTRPENPDLIARRIARWPLGLFASQAYVDAHGIPEPGSAFDRHDLVVYQPYLQSGKDMTLVGESLGRGRIVSSLSSSLLVRRSIAAGIGIGEIPLYVGERDGLVRLWPERTRPMPYDVWLVTHADLRHTARVRAVIDEIVAGFSGTGE, translated from the coding sequence ATGAATTGGGATGACGCACGGGTGTTTCTCGCGGTGTGTCGCGAGTCGACGCTCAGGGGCGCGGCACGGGTGCTGGGGGTGGATCAGGCGACGGTCGGCCGGCGCATCACTGCGCTGGAAAAGTCGTTGAACGCGACGTTGTTTTTGCGCACGTCCGAGGGTTATGCGCTTACGGCTGTTGGTGAAGCGGCGTTGAAAGCCGTGGAGAAAATGGAGCATTCGGCGCTGGAGCTGGAGCGGCGTATTCAGGGGCTGGATGATCGGTTGACGGGCACCGTGCGGGTCACCACCACTGACTCACTGGCGATCGACTTCCTGATCCCGGCCATCGCCCGTCTGCATCAGCAACACCCGGACGTGCGAGTGCAACTGGACGCCTCGACGCAAATCCTCAGCCTGGCCAAGCGGGAGGCCGACATCGCGGTGCGCAATACCCGGCCGGAAAACCCGGACCTGATCGCCCGGCGGATCGCCCGTTGGCCGTTGGGTCTGTTTGCTTCGCAAGCCTACGTCGACGCGCATGGCATCCCGGAACCGGGATCGGCGTTCGATAGGCATGATCTGGTGGTGTATCAGCCATATTTGCAAAGTGGCAAGGACATGACGCTGGTCGGCGAGTCGCTGGGGCGCGGGCGGATTGTTTCGAGCCTGAGTTCCAGTTTGCTGGTGCGACGGTCGATTGCTGCGGGGATCGGGATCGGGGAGATTCCGCTGTACGTGGGGGAGAGGGACGGGCTGGTCAGGCTGTGGCCGGAACGTACGCGACCGATGCCGTATGACGTGTGGCTGGTGACCCATGCGGACCTGCGGCATACCGCGAGGGTGCGGGCGGTGATTGACGAGATTGTGGCGGGGTTTTCCGGTACTGGTGAATGA
- a CDS encoding aldose 1-epimerase family protein: protein MNTRINLYPSLFGEARRTLLESEAFKVSAWVYPSGVLAVELANSRGHLVVLPYQGQMIWSAVFDGCELTMKNLFSQPRPSPTVIGTYGCFMFHSGLLRNGCPGPEDDHPLHGEMPCAAMDRAWLEVGEDSAGPYLRLGGEYEYVQGFGDRYRASPSVTLRGDSGLFDIDMQVTNLAAKPMDLMYMAHMNYAYVEGGRFIEPLGFDRVRLRSSIPAHVKPTPAWSAYMEQLAREPEQFQCLDRPELYDPEIVFFFDGVRADASGHAHFLLSRPDGAAFYTGYRPDQFQHAARWILHNADQQVAAFVLPATCEPEGYRAESAKGHVRSLAAGDTAAFSVTTGYLSATEQQALVR from the coding sequence ATGAACACGCGAATCAATCTCTATCCGTCGCTGTTTGGCGAAGCGCGCAGGACCTTGTTGGAATCCGAGGCCTTCAAGGTCAGCGCCTGGGTTTATCCCAGTGGTGTGCTGGCCGTGGAGTTGGCGAACAGTCGCGGGCATCTGGTGGTGCTGCCATATCAGGGACAGATGATCTGGTCCGCCGTGTTCGACGGTTGCGAACTGACCATGAAAAACCTGTTCAGCCAGCCCCGACCGAGCCCGACAGTGATCGGCACCTACGGTTGTTTCATGTTTCATAGCGGCCTGCTGCGCAATGGCTGTCCGGGCCCGGAAGATGATCATCCGCTGCACGGCGAGATGCCTTGCGCGGCCATGGACCGTGCCTGGCTGGAGGTGGGTGAGGACAGCGCCGGACCTTATCTGCGCCTGGGTGGCGAGTACGAATATGTGCAAGGTTTTGGCGATCGCTATCGGGCGAGCCCGAGCGTGACGTTGCGTGGCGATTCGGGGTTGTTCGACATCGACATGCAGGTAACCAACCTGGCGGCCAAACCGATGGACCTGATGTACATGGCGCACATGAATTACGCCTACGTCGAAGGTGGTCGATTCATCGAGCCTCTGGGTTTCGACCGTGTGCGCTTGCGCAGCAGTATTCCGGCGCATGTGAAGCCGACGCCGGCGTGGAGCGCTTACATGGAGCAGTTGGCGCGGGAGCCTGAACAGTTTCAGTGCCTGGACCGGCCGGAGCTTTACGATCCGGAAATCGTGTTCTTCTTCGACGGCGTACGCGCCGACGCATCCGGTCATGCGCATTTTCTGCTGAGCCGTCCGGATGGCGCGGCGTTCTACACCGGTTATCGACCCGACCAATTCCAGCATGCTGCGCGCTGGATCTTGCACAACGCCGATCAGCAGGTGGCGGCGTTCGTATTGCCCGCCACCTGTGAGCCGGAAGGCTATCGGGCGGAGTCCGCCAAGGGCCATGTGCGCTCGTTGGCGGCGGGGGACACGGCGGCGTTCAGCGTCACCACCGGTTACCTTAGCGCGACGGAGCAACAAGCCCTGGTCAGATGA
- a CDS encoding YbfB/YjiJ family MFS transporter, whose translation MLSPSTTPRQGIWLPIFAGLCASLVSIGLARFAYTPLIPSLIQAHWFSASDVVYLGAANLVGYLIGALIGHPLARRTSNKTALRLMMLAATLAFFACAFPLSVSWFFGWRLLSGIAGGAIMVLVAATVLPHVPASRKGLASGAIFLGIGLGIAGSGTIVPPLLSLGLQQTWLGLGVLALILTAVSWFGWPSAAPRATTTLADATPISINPKVYLLFAQYALMAAGLVPAMVFLVDYVARGLGAGQHVGGLIWVMYGFGAILGPVSYGFLADRLGAQMSIRLVLLVQAIALGLLSICSAFAALALLAVILGSFPPGIVPLGLARVHELVSEHHQQQIAWSRATVSFATFQAIAGFAYSALFNASGGHHGLMFVIAAGAIVVALLLELAVRLPVRRNPLIAMSHP comes from the coding sequence ATGCTCAGCCCCTCGACCACTCCACGCCAAGGGATCTGGCTGCCGATCTTTGCCGGCCTGTGCGCCAGTCTGGTCAGTATTGGCCTGGCGCGTTTTGCCTACACGCCGTTGATTCCCTCGCTGATCCAGGCCCACTGGTTTTCCGCCAGCGACGTGGTGTACCTCGGCGCCGCCAACCTGGTGGGTTACTTGATTGGTGCGCTGATCGGCCATCCATTGGCGCGGCGCACGTCCAACAAAACCGCATTGCGCCTGATGATGCTGGCAGCGACCCTGGCGTTTTTCGCTTGTGCCTTTCCGCTGTCAGTGAGCTGGTTTTTCGGCTGGCGCCTGCTGTCCGGCATTGCCGGTGGCGCGATCATGGTGCTGGTGGCGGCAACCGTACTGCCACACGTCCCGGCCTCACGCAAAGGGTTGGCCAGTGGTGCAATTTTTCTTGGGATCGGGCTGGGCATCGCCGGGTCGGGGACGATCGTGCCGCCGCTGTTGAGCCTGGGCTTGCAGCAAACCTGGCTCGGCCTTGGCGTGCTGGCGTTGATCCTGACGGCGGTCAGCTGGTTTGGCTGGCCGTCAGCCGCGCCCCGTGCAACGACGACGCTCGCCGATGCCACGCCGATATCGATCAACCCGAAGGTCTACCTGCTGTTTGCCCAATACGCGCTCATGGCGGCCGGGCTGGTGCCGGCCATGGTGTTCCTGGTGGATTACGTGGCCCGCGGCCTCGGTGCCGGGCAGCATGTCGGTGGCCTGATCTGGGTGATGTACGGGTTCGGCGCCATTCTCGGGCCGGTCAGCTACGGTTTTTTGGCCGATCGACTGGGCGCGCAGATGAGCATTCGCCTGGTGCTGCTGGTACAAGCAATTGCCCTCGGCCTGCTGTCGATTTGCAGCGCTTTCGCGGCGCTGGCATTGCTGGCGGTGATCCTCGGCTCGTTCCCGCCAGGCATCGTGCCGCTGGGGTTGGCCCGGGTTCATGAACTGGTTTCCGAACATCATCAACAACAGATCGCCTGGAGCCGCGCCACCGTATCGTTCGCCACTTTCCAGGCCATCGCCGGGTTCGCCTACTCGGCGCTGTTCAACGCCAGCGGCGGGCATCATGGTTTGATGTTTGTGATTGCGGCGGGCGCGATTGTTGTGGCGCTGTTGCTGGAATTGGCAGTGCGTTTGCCGGTCCGTCGTAATCCACTCATTGCGATGAGCCACCCTTGA
- a CDS encoding NAD(P)H-quinone oxidoreductase, whose translation MSLPKSMTQIEITQPGAPEVLQPRQVPVPTAGAGEVLIRVHAAGVNRPDVLQRAGKYPMKPGMNPIPGLEVAGEVVAVGAGVSAFVVGDKVCALTNGGGYAQYCVVPASQTLPIPAGMDWLEAAAIPETFFTVWANLFEMGGARKGLRALIHGGTSGIGTTALMLCREFGIEAFATAGSADKCAVIGQLGAEAINYREQDFAQVIAEKTAGRGVDVVLDIMGGSYLNQNIAALGMEGRLVMLGFLGGAVAKDVDLLAIMAKRAIVTGSLLRSRTREEKAAIAQQLREHVWPVLATGRCLPMIDKVFPLTDASLAHTRMEAGDHIGKIVLNVPQ comes from the coding sequence ATGAGTTTGCCTAAAAGCATGACCCAGATCGAAATCACCCAACCCGGTGCCCCCGAAGTCCTGCAACCGCGTCAGGTCCCCGTGCCCACGGCGGGTGCCGGTGAAGTGCTGATCCGCGTGCACGCCGCCGGGGTCAATCGTCCGGATGTGCTGCAACGCGCCGGCAAATACCCGATGAAACCCGGCATGAACCCGATCCCGGGACTGGAAGTGGCCGGTGAAGTGGTGGCCGTCGGCGCCGGTGTCAGCGCTTTTGTCGTTGGCGACAAAGTCTGTGCGCTGACCAATGGCGGCGGTTATGCGCAGTATTGCGTGGTTCCGGCCAGCCAGACGTTGCCGATCCCCGCAGGCATGGACTGGCTAGAGGCTGCGGCGATTCCGGAAACGTTCTTCACCGTATGGGCCAACCTGTTTGAAATGGGCGGCGCCCGTAAAGGTCTGCGCGCGTTGATTCACGGTGGCACCAGCGGCATCGGCACCACCGCGTTGATGCTCTGCCGCGAGTTCGGCATCGAGGCCTTCGCAACCGCGGGCAGCGCAGACAAATGTGCAGTGATTGGCCAACTGGGGGCCGAAGCGATCAATTACCGCGAGCAGGACTTCGCTCAGGTCATTGCGGAAAAAACCGCTGGGCGCGGCGTCGATGTCGTGCTCGACATCATGGGCGGTTCGTACCTGAATCAGAATATCGCGGCATTGGGCATGGAAGGCCGGCTGGTGATGCTGGGGTTCCTCGGCGGTGCGGTGGCCAAGGACGTGGATCTGCTGGCAATCATGGCCAAACGCGCCATCGTCACCGGCTCACTGCTGCGCTCGCGCACCCGCGAAGAAAAAGCCGCGATCGCGCAACAGCTGCGCGAGCACGTATGGCCGGTGTTGGCGACCGGTCGCTGCCTGCCGATGATCGACAAGGTGTTCCCGCTGACCGATGCATCGCTGGCACATACGCGAATGGAGGCCGGCGATCACATCGGCAAGATTGTCTTGAACGTTCCTCAGTAA
- a CDS encoding GlxA family transcriptional regulator yields the protein MKTVAMVLFPNFLLLDMAGPMEVFSIANRYLKPDDHYVLSTIGTEPGALRASNGVSVHADVHIDQACDGYDLLLVPGGPGAYNENHPPLLDWLRHNVGRSAGYGSICTGAFVLGHAGLLDGYRVTTHWHYTERLIKAFPTATVETDQIFIQDRNLITSGGVTAGIDLALSVVARDHGKKVAQDVAKVLLVVMKRQGGQAQFSPLMAAVAPHETAITRVQNHVLEHLDETFGIERMAGLAAMSPRHFARVFAREVGMTPMEFLQSARIDSARNLLETTELPLKTVAFKSGFGSVRHMRFLFSEKLGLTPTQYREQFS from the coding sequence ATGAAAACCGTGGCAATGGTGCTGTTCCCCAACTTCCTCCTGCTCGACATGGCCGGGCCGATGGAGGTGTTTTCCATCGCCAACCGTTACCTGAAACCCGACGATCATTATGTGCTGTCGACCATCGGCACCGAGCCCGGTGCACTGCGGGCGTCCAACGGGGTGAGCGTGCACGCTGATGTGCACATCGATCAGGCCTGCGACGGCTATGACCTGTTGCTGGTGCCCGGTGGTCCCGGTGCCTACAACGAAAACCATCCGCCGCTGCTCGACTGGCTCAGGCACAACGTCGGCCGGTCCGCCGGTTATGGCTCGATCTGCACCGGGGCCTTCGTATTGGGGCATGCGGGGTTGCTCGACGGCTATCGGGTGACGACGCACTGGCATTACACCGAGCGGCTGATCAAGGCGTTCCCGACGGCCACCGTCGAGACTGACCAGATCTTCATTCAGGACCGCAACCTGATCACCTCCGGCGGCGTCACGGCCGGGATCGACCTGGCGTTGTCGGTGGTCGCTCGGGACCATGGCAAGAAAGTCGCCCAGGACGTGGCCAAAGTGTTGTTGGTGGTGATGAAACGCCAGGGTGGCCAGGCGCAGTTCAGTCCGTTGATGGCGGCGGTGGCGCCTCACGAAACGGCGATCACCCGGGTGCAGAACCATGTGCTCGAACACCTCGACGAAACCTTCGGCATCGAACGCATGGCCGGTCTGGCCGCCATGAGCCCGCGTCACTTCGCCAGGGTCTTCGCCCGTGAAGTGGGCATGACGCCCATGGAGTTCCTGCAAAGTGCGCGCATCGATAGCGCGCGCAACCTGCTGGAAACCACGGAGCTGCCACTCAAGACCGTGGCTTTCAAAAGCGGCTTCGGCAGCGTGCGACACATGCGTTTTTTGTTCAGTGAAAAACTCGGCCTGACCCCGACCCAGTACCGCGAGCAGTTCAGCTAG
- the fucP gene encoding L-fucose:H+ symporter permease — translation MTKPPLQQTPDGFYLNRTPWFAFILLCSIFALWAAAASMNDVLIAHFKKAFLLSDFQTAFVQSAFYLGYFFVAIPAALVVRRFSYKTTILIGLMLYMFGCLLFFPAASTAKYGMFLLALFVIAAGLSFLETACNTYSTLMGPRETGTRRLNISQTFHPFGAMAGVYVGSFVMFKDTDATREQLTQMSASDAAIQQLQMIQSTLLPYKWMIAVLVLMFILIAITRFPACKGNQPVSKKTTSLGESLSRLRRNPRFTFGVLAQFLYVGAQVGVWSFTIRLAMQLGGMNERSASWFLLTTFAAYFVGKLIANVLMRKLHPAKVLAVYGVLCILLLAYTILVPNITAVYAAVGVSVFLGPCWPTIYGLTIDGLGEDTGVGGSLLVMSIVGGGVIPIFQGLLSDYSGGNMQLAYSVPLLCFIVIVAYAVRCLKHSESERAPVGAVVAS, via the coding sequence ATGACAAAGCCTCCGCTCCAACAGACGCCCGACGGTTTCTACCTCAATCGCACGCCCTGGTTCGCCTTCATCCTGCTGTGCAGCATTTTCGCGCTGTGGGCGGCGGCCGCGAGCATGAACGACGTGCTGATCGCGCATTTCAAGAAAGCGTTCCTGCTCAGCGATTTCCAGACGGCATTCGTGCAGTCGGCGTTTTACCTGGGCTATTTCTTCGTGGCGATTCCGGCCGCACTGGTGGTCCGCCGTTTCAGCTACAAGACCACCATCCTGATCGGCCTGATGTTGTATATGTTCGGCTGCCTGTTGTTCTTCCCGGCGGCGTCCACCGCCAAGTACGGCATGTTCCTGCTGGCGCTGTTCGTGATCGCGGCCGGGCTGTCGTTTCTGGAAACCGCCTGCAACACCTATTCGACATTGATGGGGCCACGGGAAACCGGTACCCGTCGCCTGAACATTTCCCAGACATTCCACCCGTTTGGTGCGATGGCCGGGGTGTATGTCGGCAGCTTCGTGATGTTCAAGGACACCGACGCGACCCGCGAACAACTCACTCAAATGAGCGCTTCGGACGCAGCGATCCAGCAATTGCAAATGATCCAGTCCACGTTGCTGCCTTACAAATGGATGATCGCGGTGCTGGTGCTGATGTTCATTTTGATCGCCATCACCCGTTTCCCTGCTTGCAAAGGCAACCAGCCCGTCAGCAAGAAAACCACCAGCCTGGGTGAAAGCCTGTCGCGGTTGCGGCGCAATCCGCGTTTCACTTTCGGTGTGCTGGCGCAGTTTCTGTATGTCGGTGCCCAGGTCGGTGTGTGGAGTTTCACCATTCGCCTGGCCATGCAATTGGGTGGCATGAACGAGCGCAGCGCTTCGTGGTTCCTGCTGACTACATTCGCCGCGTACTTCGTCGGCAAACTGATCGCCAACGTACTGATGCGCAAACTGCACCCGGCCAAGGTACTCGCGGTGTACGGCGTGCTGTGCATCCTGTTGCTGGCCTACACCATCCTCGTGCCGAATATCACGGCGGTGTATGCGGCGGTGGGCGTGAGCGTGTTCCTCGGTCCGTGCTGGCCTACCATCTACGGCCTGACCATCGACGGTTTGGGCGAAGACACCGGTGTCGGCGGTTCGCTGCTGGTGATGAGCATCGTCGGTGGCGGGGTGATTCCGATCTTCCAGGGCCTGCTGTCCGACTACAGCGGCGGCAACATGCAACTGGCTTATAGCGTGCCGTTGCTGTGCTTCATCGTGATCGTGGCCTACGCGGTGCGCTGCCTCAAGCACTCCGAGAGCGAGCGGGCGCCGGTAGGTGCGGTGGTCGCCTCATGA